In the genome of Streptomyces globosus, one region contains:
- a CDS encoding nitronate monooxygenase has product MSSPLNGLARYPIVQAPMAGGASCPPLAAAVCEAGALGFLAGGYKTADGMYQEVKRLRALTRRPFGVNLFMPQTGHADPAAIETYRGQLAGEGSWYDVSLAEEDTAGTSDDGYDAKLAILLDDPVPAVSFTFGCPAPQALAALRRAGTYSIVTATSVDEARAAEAAGADAVCVQGVEAGGHQGTHRDDPQADATAGVGLLALVAQIREAVGLPIIAAGGLMRGSQIAALLAAGAEAAQLGTAFLPCPESGAHPLHKKALTDPLFPHTELTRAFSGRPARGLVNRFMREHGPYAPAAYPQVHHITAGLRKAAAAAGDPQGMALWAGQGHRLARALPAGQLVEVLAAEIAEAQSALNDMQKRSTS; this is encoded by the coding sequence GCGGGCGGCGCCTCCTGCCCGCCGCTCGCCGCCGCGGTGTGCGAGGCGGGCGCCCTGGGCTTCCTCGCCGGCGGCTACAAGACCGCCGACGGGATGTACCAGGAGGTCAAACGGCTGCGCGCGCTCACCCGGCGCCCGTTCGGCGTCAACCTCTTCATGCCGCAGACCGGCCACGCCGACCCGGCCGCGATCGAGACGTACCGGGGGCAGCTCGCCGGCGAGGGCAGCTGGTACGACGTCTCCCTCGCCGAGGAGGACACCGCCGGCACCAGCGACGACGGCTACGACGCCAAGCTCGCGATCCTGCTGGACGACCCCGTCCCCGCCGTGTCGTTCACCTTCGGCTGCCCCGCCCCGCAGGCCCTCGCCGCCCTGCGCAGGGCCGGCACGTACAGCATCGTCACCGCCACCTCGGTCGACGAGGCCCGCGCCGCCGAGGCCGCCGGGGCCGACGCCGTCTGCGTCCAGGGCGTCGAGGCGGGAGGCCACCAGGGCACCCACCGCGACGACCCGCAGGCCGACGCCACCGCCGGAGTCGGGCTGCTCGCCCTCGTCGCCCAGATCCGGGAGGCCGTCGGGCTGCCGATCATCGCCGCGGGCGGGCTGATGCGCGGCTCGCAGATCGCGGCGCTGCTGGCCGCCGGGGCCGAGGCGGCGCAGCTCGGCACCGCCTTCCTGCCCTGCCCCGAGTCCGGGGCGCACCCGCTGCACAAGAAGGCGCTCACCGACCCGCTGTTCCCGCACACCGAGCTGACCAGGGCGTTCTCGGGGCGTCCCGCCCGCGGCCTGGTCAACCGGTTCATGCGCGAGCACGGGCCGTACGCCCCGGCCGCGTACCCGCAGGTCCACCACATCACCGCCGGGCTGCGCAAGGCGGCCGCCGCGGCCGGGGACCCGCAGGGCATGGCCCTGTGGGCGGGCCAGGGGCACCGGCTGGCGCGGGCGCTGCCCGCGGGGCAGCTGGTGGAGGTGCTGGCCGCCGAGATCGCCGAGGCGCAGAGCGCACTGAACGACATGCAGAAGAGGAGTACGTCATGA
- a CDS encoding 16S rRNA (uracil(1498)-N(3))-methyltransferase: MTAPVFVVEEVPAGPRFVLDGAEGRHAVSVKRLNPGEEVVLTDGRGAWAEAVVEAAEGRDRLVVAVSATGEEPEPEVTITVVQALPKGDRGEVAVETMTETGVDAIVPWQASRCITQWRGDRGAKSLAKWRSTAREAGKQSRRVRFPEVAEAMSTKQVAALLAGADLAVVLHEDRDAPSEALAGTDLPESGSVVLVVGPEGGVSPEELAAFAAAGARTCRLGRSVLRTSTAGTAAAAVLLARTGRWS, from the coding sequence ATGACCGCCCCCGTGTTCGTGGTGGAGGAGGTCCCCGCGGGGCCGCGGTTCGTCCTGGACGGCGCTGAAGGCCGGCACGCGGTGTCCGTGAAGCGGCTGAACCCGGGCGAGGAGGTGGTCCTCACCGACGGCCGCGGAGCCTGGGCCGAGGCCGTCGTCGAGGCGGCCGAGGGCAGGGACCGGCTCGTCGTCGCGGTGTCCGCGACGGGCGAGGAGCCCGAGCCCGAGGTGACGATCACCGTCGTCCAGGCACTGCCCAAGGGCGACCGCGGCGAGGTCGCCGTCGAGACGATGACGGAGACCGGCGTCGACGCGATCGTGCCCTGGCAGGCGTCCCGCTGCATCACCCAGTGGCGCGGCGACCGAGGCGCCAAGTCCCTCGCCAAGTGGCGCAGCACCGCCCGTGAGGCCGGCAAGCAGTCGCGGCGCGTCCGCTTCCCCGAGGTGGCCGAGGCGATGTCCACCAAGCAGGTCGCGGCGCTGCTGGCCGGCGCCGACCTGGCCGTGGTCCTGCACGAGGACCGCGACGCCCCCTCCGAGGCGCTGGCCGGGACCGACCTGCCGGAGTCCGGGTCCGTCGTCCTGGTCGTGGGCCCCGAGGGCGGCGTCTCGCCGGAGGAGCTCGCCGCCTTCGCGGCGGCCGGCGCCCGCACCTGCCGGCTGGGCCGCTCGGTGCTGCGCACCTCCACAGCGGGCACCGCCGCCGCCGCGGTGCTGCTGGCGCGGACCGGCCGCTGGTCCTGA